One window of the Granulicella arctica genome contains the following:
- a CDS encoding CRTAC1 family protein, producing the protein MRMLLTICLAAGLRSIAAAQNTAVPEKIPELVDITVSTGIHFDHLSSPDQKFIVESMSGGVALLDYDRDGWLDIYFTNAPNVAMALAGKKARSALFHNNHDGTFTDVSDKAGVTYPCWAMGAAVGDYDNDGWPDLAVSCFGGVVLLHNNHDGTFTDASKSSGLAKDAGWATGLTFGDYDGDGFVDLFVPHYVDLDLTNLPTFGSLKTCQYHEIAVQCGPRGLKGSPDALYHNNGDGTFTEVAVAAGVSDPKHFFGLGAVWSDFDGDGKIDLLVANDGEPNYLYKNLGGGHFTEMANEAGVALSEDGLEQANMGIALGDYDHSGRLSVAISHFSDEYAVLYRNDGSMNFTDVAHTAKVAKSTTPFVGWGDAFLDTNNRGWQDLLIANGHVYPQVDDAKLGTRYREPKLLFWNERNGNFRDVSAQAGAALQEPLVSRGLAVGDLFNRGRLDIVVENLTGGPQILEVKSNPANHWVSFQLEGGPSNRLALNTRISVTTAALRQTEEVRSGGSYLSQNDLRLHFGVGPVASLQQVDVLWPDGRKQMFYAIAADRFYKLKEGGELQVDVAAK; encoded by the coding sequence ATGCGAATGCTCCTCACCATCTGCTTGGCCGCTGGCCTTCGATCGATCGCGGCCGCGCAGAATACCGCCGTTCCGGAAAAGATTCCGGAACTTGTCGACATCACGGTATCAACAGGCATTCACTTCGACCATCTTTCGAGTCCTGATCAGAAATTTATCGTGGAGTCGATGAGCGGCGGCGTTGCATTACTCGACTATGACCGCGATGGATGGCTCGACATCTACTTTACCAACGCACCGAATGTCGCGATGGCGCTCGCAGGCAAGAAGGCCCGCAGTGCACTCTTCCATAACAACCACGATGGAACCTTTACCGACGTCTCCGACAAGGCGGGCGTGACTTATCCCTGCTGGGCGATGGGGGCGGCGGTCGGCGACTATGACAACGATGGGTGGCCCGATCTCGCGGTAAGTTGCTTTGGCGGCGTGGTGCTCCTCCACAACAATCACGATGGAACGTTTACGGATGCGTCGAAGAGTTCCGGGCTCGCTAAAGACGCGGGCTGGGCGACGGGGTTGACCTTTGGCGATTACGACGGCGACGGCTTCGTCGACCTGTTCGTGCCACACTATGTCGACCTGGATCTTACAAATCTGCCTACCTTCGGCTCGCTCAAGACGTGTCAATATCACGAGATTGCGGTGCAATGCGGCCCACGGGGCTTGAAGGGCTCGCCGGATGCGCTTTACCACAATAACGGAGATGGAACGTTCACCGAGGTTGCTGTTGCCGCGGGCGTGAGCGACCCGAAGCATTTCTTTGGACTCGGTGCGGTGTGGTCAGACTTCGATGGCGACGGTAAGATCGACCTCCTCGTAGCCAACGATGGCGAGCCGAACTATCTCTACAAGAATCTTGGTGGTGGCCATTTCACCGAAATGGCTAACGAGGCAGGCGTAGCTCTTAGCGAGGATGGACTAGAGCAGGCCAACATGGGTATAGCCCTCGGTGACTACGACCACTCAGGACGTCTCAGCGTAGCGATCTCGCATTTCAGCGATGAGTATGCCGTCCTCTATCGGAACGACGGCAGCATGAACTTTACCGACGTCGCGCATACGGCAAAGGTCGCGAAGAGTACGACACCGTTCGTAGGGTGGGGCGACGCCTTTCTCGATACGAATAACCGGGGATGGCAGGATCTGCTTATTGCGAATGGCCACGTCTACCCCCAGGTGGATGATGCGAAGCTGGGGACGCGCTACCGTGAGCCGAAGCTGCTCTTCTGGAATGAACGCAACGGGAATTTTCGCGACGTAAGTGCACAGGCGGGTGCCGCGCTGCAGGAGCCACTGGTAAGTCGCGGGCTGGCGGTGGGCGATCTCTTCAATCGAGGCAGGCTGGACATAGTCGTTGAAAATCTTACCGGTGGTCCACAGATCCTCGAGGTAAAGAGCAATCCAGCAAATCACTGGGTGAGCTTTCAACTGGAGGGAGGTCCGTCGAATCGGCTCGCTCTAAATACGCGGATTTCTGTGACGACGGCAGCGCTACGCCAGACCGAAGAGGTGCGAAGCGGCGGTAGCTATCTGTCGCAAAACGACCTGCGACTTCACTTCGGAGTTGGCCCCGTCGCGAGCCTCCAGCAGGTCGATGTGCTGTGGCCGGATGGCAGGAAGCAGATGTTTTATGCAATCGCCGCGGATCGCTTTTACAAACTCAAAGAGGGCGGCGAACTGCAGGTGGATGTTGCAGCAAAATAG
- the bglX gene encoding beta-glucosidase BglX encodes MYASALRRSTLFVAIAFFTLASAGLPLLNPVFAAPTTSEGNDVAASRVVEGLLKKMTLEEKIGQMSQVALNQPQTISPEEQARQGVGSFLFITDPARINHLQHVAVEQSRLHIPLIFGFDVIHGFRTIYPVPLALAASWDPKVAEHAQHMAAREARAAGVNWTFAPMVDIARDARWGRIMEGAGEDPYLGARMAEAQIHGFQGETLGGPDSLLACVKHFAGYGAAVGGRDYEESNISDEQLWNVYLPPFEAAVDAGSGTLMTAYMDLNGVPAAGNNWLLHDVLRDKWHFNGFVVSDWDAVKSLTVHGFAADDADAAARAVNAGIDMEMTSHVYRDQLAAAVKDGRVSQATVDEAVRRILTVKYRLGLFSSPYINVEEAPSRMVTQEQRTASRLAAERSAVLLRNENQILPLKTSGTVALIGPLIDSKADIMGSWSLAAHQADSVTVLDGMKRYTASHPALKIVSTVGVEIERGQPSIFDEQFASPKPKFATDDQRQREFAHAIELVKSSDVAVLVLGESQDMSGERASRSTLTLPGKQEQLLEAAVATGKPIVLLLMNGRPLDITWASSHVAAILDDWYPGTDGGNAIANLLFGEAVPGGKLPVSWPRTVGQEPLYYGENLTQIPDAPNTRYWDGSSAPLYPFGFGLSYSTFTLGNLKSSASTMHTTGSITMSCDVTNIGKIAADEVVQIYTHQRAGSASRPVRELKGFKRVTLKAGEHQTVSIKVDAQELAFWSPQTHKRSVEPGVFDLWVGNSSQATTHTTFAVK; translated from the coding sequence ATGTACGCTTCAGCACTTCGCCGATCGACCCTCTTCGTCGCAATTGCCTTCTTCACCCTTGCGTCTGCTGGTCTGCCACTCCTGAACCCCGTCTTTGCGGCGCCCACAACAAGCGAAGGCAATGATGTTGCAGCATCGCGAGTGGTTGAGGGCCTGCTGAAGAAGATGACGCTGGAAGAGAAGATCGGCCAGATGAGTCAGGTCGCCTTGAACCAGCCGCAGACTATTTCGCCGGAGGAGCAGGCGCGACAGGGTGTAGGCTCCTTCCTTTTCATCACTGACCCTGCACGCATCAACCATCTGCAGCATGTCGCGGTGGAGCAGAGCCGCCTGCATATTCCTTTGATCTTCGGCTTCGACGTTATCCACGGTTTTCGGACGATCTATCCGGTGCCACTTGCGCTCGCTGCCTCATGGGACCCGAAGGTTGCGGAGCACGCACAGCACATGGCGGCGCGCGAGGCACGGGCAGCCGGGGTCAACTGGACCTTTGCCCCAATGGTTGACATTGCTCGCGATGCACGATGGGGTCGCATCATGGAAGGCGCTGGCGAAGATCCGTACCTAGGTGCACGGATGGCAGAGGCTCAGATTCATGGCTTCCAAGGTGAGACACTCGGGGGCCCGGACAGCTTGCTCGCCTGCGTCAAGCACTTCGCGGGATACGGGGCTGCAGTCGGCGGACGCGACTACGAAGAGTCGAACATCTCTGATGAGCAGCTATGGAATGTATACCTTCCTCCGTTCGAGGCTGCAGTGGATGCTGGCTCGGGAACCCTGATGACGGCCTACATGGACCTGAATGGCGTACCTGCTGCAGGAAATAACTGGCTCCTGCATGACGTTCTTCGCGACAAATGGCACTTTAATGGCTTTGTCGTGAGCGACTGGGATGCCGTAAAGAGCCTCACCGTCCACGGTTTTGCGGCTGACGATGCGGATGCCGCTGCCCGCGCCGTGAACGCAGGAATCGATATGGAGATGACCAGCCATGTTTATCGGGATCAGCTAGCAGCAGCAGTCAAGGATGGTCGCGTCTCGCAGGCTACTGTTGACGAAGCTGTCCGGCGCATCCTAACGGTCAAGTACCGTCTCGGACTCTTCAGCAGCCCATATATCAATGTTGAGGAAGCACCGTCCCGCATGGTGACACAGGAGCAGCGCACCGCTAGTCGTCTCGCTGCAGAGCGCAGCGCTGTACTTCTTCGCAATGAGAACCAAATCCTTCCGCTGAAGACTTCGGGAACGGTCGCGCTTATTGGTCCGCTTATCGATTCGAAGGCGGACATCATGGGCTCGTGGAGTCTGGCAGCGCATCAGGCCGATTCTGTCACGGTTCTTGATGGCATGAAAAGATACACTGCGAGCCATCCCGCCCTGAAAATTGTCTCTACGGTTGGCGTGGAGATTGAGCGTGGACAGCCTTCCATCTTCGACGAGCAGTTCGCTAGCCCTAAACCAAAATTCGCCACAGACGACCAGCGTCAGAGAGAGTTCGCCCACGCCATCGAACTTGTAAAGTCTTCCGATGTAGCCGTGTTGGTCCTTGGGGAGTCGCAGGACATGAGCGGTGAACGTGCCTCCCGTTCTACGCTCACGCTGCCCGGTAAGCAGGAGCAGTTGCTCGAAGCAGCCGTAGCTACCGGTAAGCCCATCGTGTTGCTCCTAATGAATGGGCGCCCTCTGGACATCACATGGGCTTCATCTCACGTTGCGGCCATCCTTGATGACTGGTACCCAGGAACAGATGGCGGGAATGCAATCGCCAACCTCCTCTTCGGGGAAGCTGTTCCCGGCGGGAAGCTGCCGGTAAGCTGGCCCCGTACTGTCGGCCAGGAGCCACTCTACTACGGAGAGAATCTAACGCAGATTCCTGACGCTCCGAACACCCGATACTGGGATGGCTCGAGCGCTCCTTTGTATCCCTTCGGATTCGGGCTGAGCTACAGCACATTTACTCTTGGCAACCTGAAGAGCAGCGCATCCACCATGCATACTACTGGCAGCATCACCATGTCCTGCGACGTCACCAACATCGGAAAGATCGCGGCGGACGAAGTCGTTCAGATCTACACCCATCAGCGTGCAGGCAGCGCATCGCGCCCTGTTCGCGAGTTGAAAGGATTCAAACGTGTGACTCTCAAAGCGGGCGAACACCAAACCGTCTCAATCAAAGTCGATGCCCAGGAGCTCGCTTTCTGGAGCCCGCAGACACACAAGCGGTCGGTCGAACCAGGAGTTTTCGATCTCTGGGTAGGGAACAGTTCACAAGCCACGACTCACACAACCTTTGCAGTCAAGTAG
- a CDS encoding MFS transporter — translation MQDSKSSDAGEFSSEKNRLAQAVSLYLGFTGTGICCALMGVLLPTLLSEWHLDDHAGGLIFLLIWVGSSIGALMVLNALRLSVALGCAAIAVATGALAFFGRSLSSPLMLLYGVGLGLTMTSISLLRQKKESHARSVELVRLNLTWAIGACVCPVLMSQALRSGNPRQALLAVTGLFAAIAGVTLLVVSRDKHLSSKASIVLPTWTIFRQVPITLILMTVLATGIEASGGSWLATYAHRSQPGVLFTIAAPTCLWAGLLSSRFLGSFADMERQMRRYLNIFLAMVVLSTMALVSAVHGGGLLIASLILGFGLGPLYPIFLAKVLTYQQGGAIFFLAGVSSAIMPWMTGVVSTHFSSLSLGLIVPAAGAVVLLLLGVTSWSSAATRLMPRGELH, via the coding sequence GTGCAGGATTCGAAGAGTTCCGACGCAGGAGAGTTTTCATCTGAGAAGAACCGCCTTGCGCAGGCAGTTTCTCTCTACCTTGGCTTCACAGGAACAGGAATCTGCTGCGCGCTGATGGGTGTTTTACTGCCGACGCTGCTCTCGGAGTGGCACCTCGACGATCACGCAGGCGGGCTCATCTTCCTTCTCATCTGGGTCGGAAGCTCGATAGGTGCCTTGATGGTGCTCAATGCTCTGCGGCTCTCGGTGGCTCTGGGCTGCGCCGCAATTGCCGTGGCGACGGGCGCGCTAGCTTTCTTCGGTCGAAGTCTCTCGTCTCCATTAATGCTGCTCTACGGTGTCGGGCTCGGATTGACGATGACTTCGATCAGCCTCTTGCGTCAGAAGAAAGAGTCACATGCCCGCAGTGTAGAGCTTGTGCGACTCAACTTGACTTGGGCTATCGGGGCATGTGTCTGTCCTGTGCTTATGAGTCAAGCCCTTCGCTCTGGAAACCCACGGCAAGCTCTGCTTGCCGTAACTGGCCTCTTTGCGGCGATTGCGGGAGTGACGCTGTTGGTAGTTTCGCGTGATAAACATCTTTCCAGTAAGGCCAGCATCGTCCTCCCGACGTGGACGATCTTCCGCCAAGTTCCCATCACACTCATTTTGATGACAGTTCTAGCGACGGGAATAGAAGCCTCAGGTGGTTCATGGCTCGCCACCTACGCACATCGGTCTCAGCCAGGAGTCCTCTTCACGATTGCCGCACCTACCTGTCTTTGGGCAGGTCTGCTCTCCAGCCGCTTTCTTGGATCGTTCGCTGACATGGAAAGACAGATGCGTCGCTATTTAAACATCTTTCTCGCCATGGTGGTCCTGAGCACCATGGCCCTTGTGTCGGCTGTCCACGGAGGAGGGCTCCTGATAGCGTCCCTGATACTTGGTTTTGGGCTGGGGCCGCTCTACCCGATCTTTCTAGCTAAGGTTCTCACCTACCAGCAGGGTGGCGCGATCTTTTTTCTAGCAGGTGTAAGCTCGGCCATAATGCCGTGGATGACAGGAGTGGTGTCGACTCACTTTTCCTCTCTAAGTCTCGGCTTAATTGTTCCGGCGGCAGGGGCCGTCGTCCTGCTGCTGCTCGGAGTAACATCATGGTCTTCAGCAGCGACGCGGCTTATGCCTCGAGGTGAACTACACTGA
- a CDS encoding LacI family DNA-binding transcriptional regulator: MSKQTKKEPVTGRPASLKIIAEHLGLSPATVSFVLNDAPNRSIPEKTRERVREAAKLFGYRPSHIARSLQGKRTQTVGIMLPELGDGYHSQVLSGAADVLMREGYFFFTVHHRHRKDLVADYPGLLQSRGAEGLLMIDTHLECEPPLPSVAVAGHRSVPNVTNVILDHERAAELALQHLYDLGHRKIAYMRGQLFSSDSRSRWRSTLHVARALGLQVSPDLTILLDKDTHSPELGYPGIQELLHRHRDFTAVLCFNDVSATGTVRSLHDAGLRVPEDVSVMGFDDIPAAEFYTPSLTTIRQPLREMGNVAATLLLRKIAGEKAPGVSRVNPELVVRESTAPVRRP; this comes from the coding sequence ATGTCTAAGCAAACAAAGAAAGAACCGGTGACAGGTCGCCCTGCGAGCCTGAAGATCATCGCGGAGCATCTCGGTCTAAGTCCCGCGACAGTCTCCTTTGTCTTGAACGATGCACCCAATCGCTCTATTCCCGAGAAGACGCGGGAGCGTGTCCGTGAGGCCGCTAAGCTTTTTGGCTATCGCCCAAGCCACATCGCCCGATCCCTGCAGGGCAAACGGACCCAGACTGTCGGCATCATGCTTCCCGAGCTGGGCGATGGGTACCACTCTCAGGTCCTAAGCGGAGCCGCCGATGTGCTGATGCGGGAGGGCTATTTCTTCTTCACGGTCCATCATCGTCATCGCAAGGATCTTGTCGCAGACTATCCGGGCCTCCTGCAATCCCGCGGGGCCGAGGGGCTGCTGATGATCGATACACACCTGGAGTGCGAACCGCCTCTTCCCTCTGTCGCAGTCGCTGGGCACCGGTCGGTGCCTAATGTTACGAACGTGATTCTCGACCACGAACGAGCAGCCGAGCTTGCCCTGCAGCACCTATACGATCTCGGCCACCGCAAGATTGCTTACATGCGAGGCCAACTTTTCAGTTCGGACTCGCGGAGCCGATGGCGTTCTACCCTGCATGTGGCGCGAGCGCTCGGGCTCCAGGTGTCTCCAGATCTGACAATCCTGCTCGACAAAGACACGCATTCGCCCGAACTTGGCTATCCGGGAATCCAGGAATTGCTGCACCGGCATCGTGACTTCACCGCCGTGCTCTGCTTTAACGACGTCTCGGCAACCGGCACCGTACGTTCCCTGCATGACGCCGGATTGCGCGTGCCCGAGGACGTCTCCGTTATGGGTTTTGACGATATTCCCGCAGCTGAGTTCTACACGCCAAGTCTCACGACAATTCGACAACCACTTCGCGAAATGGGCAATGTAGCAGCCACACTTCTGCTCAGGAAGATAGCCGGAGAGAAGGCCCCTGGAGTCTCCCGGGTTAATCCTGAGTTGGTCGTCCGGGAATCCACTGCACCAGTTCGACGACCGTAA
- a CDS encoding TonB-dependent receptor, with protein MRYTRSIVTGLTLMASMFFISMAHAQENATINGLATDPTGAVVPNAAIKLQQTETGETRTGTSNGSGLFSFTGLHIGHYSLSVIAPGFKASAINNIVLNTAQTLEENVTLQVGDQGQTVSVEANALQVQSETSQVDSLISGAQVSELATNGRNITSLAILAPGVSNNLPDYNGVMALTAGNGISFNGTRPSHNIYLVDGGEIYDRGCGGCFSILVSQDSISQFQTLTSNYSPDYGIGSGGQVLMVLKSGTKSFHGGLWEFNRNEAVDANNYITKGAGVAKPELRVNIFGGNIGGPLVIPHLYNNNRNRTFFFVNEEDRRAIQGSLPSKINTIPAGDFPTLGQPLAYTPATGAGTPIVPMTTDAAKLAIYSSNGLVGGQPFNKNASGQYIIPAALIDQNVVRMISTGIFPTPNVAGANQFVASVAAPTIVREDLVRIDHTITDKLQLMGNYIHDANSQGAYPPLWSDDSYPTVGSTLSNPAWAAVVKLTQTISPNLLNETAFNFDGNKLVITPIGTYAQPAGYNATTFFTGNNPGNRMPEVDLGAPYGTNWSSSYYPWHNAAMDYQTRDDLSWTKGRHGLKFGGSWMHFIKNQQLQANTQGTFNFNNTSFSNDSYLNYVLGDAASFTQLQALNGLHWVNNTYSGYAQDNWKVTRKLTLNLGIRYDGLPHNYERFNEFANFLPSDFNVANQQTPRADGTLNPAGPGFSTPAGSTTPFYLNGIQLAGVNGFPRGGVQNDWKSTQPRVGFAFDPYGDGKTVVRGGVGLFYERIQGNDSYDAGNNPPFSYQPSANNVYFSNTNQSALNGQTASTAPHPASITNLAYHYPLPGLAMFSFGVQQELAPAVVAVMQYVGTAGWNQNDDRAINTLPLNSPMRQSVAAGTVDANVYRQYPGYAGINQEEQTTNSSYHSLQAGLRLENKHGVTLQASYTWSHQIDLSSNAGDLATLSNPFDTHYDKGSGALDRRHIFSTNYIYDLPFFKRSSNFAEHEFLSGWQVSGITIANSGVPLSVTYGTDTVGLGGGFTNRANLVAGASSHGSKTFNQFFNTAAFTAPLAPWKGGVTTGVDQGFGNSGKDSVVGPGRFNTNLSLFKTFPIHGEGLRFQFRAESFNTFNHTQFQNLQTSFTASNFGQVTSTWDARKFQFGGKLLF; from the coding sequence ATGCGTTACACACGTTCGATAGTTACAGGCCTCACCCTTATGGCGTCCATGTTCTTCATTTCTATGGCTCACGCCCAGGAGAACGCTACCATCAATGGGCTCGCGACTGACCCCACCGGCGCCGTCGTTCCAAATGCCGCAATTAAACTGCAGCAAACCGAGACGGGCGAGACCCGGACAGGTACCTCGAACGGCTCCGGTCTGTTCAGTTTTACCGGGCTGCACATCGGCCATTACAGCCTGTCGGTCATTGCTCCAGGCTTCAAAGCTTCAGCTATCAACAACATTGTGTTGAATACGGCCCAAACCCTGGAAGAGAACGTAACGCTTCAGGTCGGCGACCAGGGCCAGACGGTCTCGGTCGAAGCCAACGCGCTGCAGGTTCAGTCCGAGACAAGTCAGGTCGACAGTCTTATCTCAGGCGCCCAGGTATCCGAACTCGCAACGAACGGCCGTAACATCACGTCATTGGCGATTCTCGCCCCCGGCGTTTCGAACAATCTACCGGATTACAACGGAGTCATGGCTCTCACCGCCGGCAACGGCATCAGCTTCAATGGAACACGTCCAAGCCATAACATCTACCTGGTAGACGGTGGCGAAATTTACGACCGTGGTTGCGGCGGCTGCTTCAGTATCCTCGTCTCGCAGGATTCCATCTCGCAGTTCCAAACGCTGACCAGCAACTACAGCCCTGACTACGGTATCGGTTCGGGTGGTCAGGTCCTCATGGTGCTGAAGTCCGGAACGAAGAGCTTTCATGGTGGCCTCTGGGAGTTCAACCGTAACGAAGCGGTTGACGCCAACAACTACATCACCAAGGGCGCTGGCGTGGCAAAGCCTGAACTGCGAGTTAACATCTTCGGTGGCAACATCGGCGGTCCACTCGTCATCCCACACCTCTATAACAATAATCGCAACCGCACCTTCTTCTTCGTGAACGAAGAGGATCGCCGCGCGATTCAGGGCAGTTTGCCGAGTAAGATTAATACCATCCCGGCTGGCGATTTCCCGACACTTGGCCAGCCGTTAGCTTATACCCCGGCTACCGGCGCTGGAACACCCATTGTGCCCATGACGACCGATGCGGCCAAGCTTGCAATCTATTCAAGCAATGGTCTTGTAGGCGGGCAGCCTTTCAACAAGAACGCATCAGGACAGTACATCATTCCTGCAGCCTTGATCGATCAGAATGTCGTCCGCATGATCAGTACCGGCATCTTCCCTACACCGAACGTTGCCGGGGCCAACCAGTTCGTCGCCTCCGTCGCCGCACCAACCATCGTTCGTGAGGACCTCGTTCGTATCGACCACACCATCACGGACAAGCTTCAATTGATGGGCAACTACATCCACGACGCCAACTCGCAGGGAGCCTATCCTCCACTCTGGAGCGATGACAGCTATCCCACAGTCGGCAGCACACTCTCGAACCCTGCATGGGCAGCCGTCGTCAAGCTGACCCAGACCATTTCGCCGAATCTCCTTAACGAGACCGCCTTCAACTTCGACGGAAATAAGCTGGTTATTACTCCGATTGGGACCTATGCTCAACCCGCCGGGTATAACGCAACGACCTTCTTCACCGGTAATAATCCCGGCAACCGTATGCCCGAAGTTGATCTTGGGGCACCCTACGGCACGAACTGGAGTTCGTCATACTATCCATGGCATAACGCCGCTATGGACTATCAGACACGCGACGATCTCTCCTGGACCAAGGGTCGCCACGGCCTGAAGTTCGGTGGATCTTGGATGCACTTTATCAAGAACCAACAGCTGCAAGCCAATACCCAGGGTACCTTCAACTTCAACAACACATCATTCTCGAACGACTCTTACTTAAACTATGTGCTTGGGGATGCGGCCTCGTTCACACAACTCCAGGCGCTCAACGGCCTGCACTGGGTCAACAACACCTACTCGGGCTATGCCCAGGATAACTGGAAGGTCACCCGCAAGCTGACCCTCAATCTAGGTATCCGTTACGATGGACTTCCTCACAACTATGAACGCTTCAACGAGTTCGCCAACTTCCTGCCAAGCGACTTCAACGTAGCAAACCAGCAGACACCGCGTGCAGACGGTACGTTGAACCCCGCAGGCCCCGGATTCAGCACTCCCGCTGGTAGCACGACGCCCTTCTACCTCAACGGCATTCAGCTCGCTGGCGTCAACGGTTTCCCGCGCGGTGGTGTCCAGAACGATTGGAAGTCAACCCAGCCCCGCGTAGGTTTCGCGTTCGATCCTTACGGCGACGGCAAGACAGTCGTTCGTGGAGGTGTCGGTCTTTTCTACGAACGCATTCAGGGTAATGACTCCTACGATGCAGGCAACAATCCACCGTTCTCCTACCAGCCATCCGCAAATAACGTCTATTTCTCTAACACGAACCAGAGTGCCCTCAATGGTCAGACGGCTTCAACTGCGCCCCACCCGGCCAGCATCACCAACCTTGCATACCACTACCCGCTCCCCGGTCTCGCCATGTTCAGCTTCGGCGTTCAGCAGGAGCTCGCTCCGGCAGTCGTAGCGGTTATGCAGTATGTCGGAACAGCAGGGTGGAATCAGAATGACGACCGTGCCATCAACACACTCCCTCTAAACAGCCCAATGCGTCAAAGCGTCGCTGCCGGTACGGTCGACGCAAACGTCTACCGCCAGTATCCTGGCTACGCTGGTATCAACCAGGAAGAGCAGACCACCAACTCGAGCTATCACTCGCTGCAGGCAGGTCTTCGCTTGGAGAACAAGCACGGTGTAACGCTCCAAGCCTCCTACACCTGGTCGCATCAGATCGATCTCTCCAGCAACGCAGGCGATCTCGCAACCCTCTCGAACCCTTTTGATACCCATTACGACAAGGGGTCGGGAGCACTGGATCGCCGGCACATCTTCAGCACCAACTATATCTACGATCTGCCCTTCTTCAAGCGCTCCAGCAACTTCGCTGAGCATGAGTTCTTGAGCGGCTGGCAGGTCTCCGGCATTACCATCGCGAACTCCGGCGTTCCGCTCTCTGTTACCTACGGTACGGATACAGTTGGACTCGGCGGCGGCTTCACAAACCGGGCGAACTTGGTTGCGGGCGCTTCCTCACACGGGTCAAAGACCTTCAACCAATTCTTCAACACGGCTGCTTTCACCGCCCCACTCGCCCCATGGAAAGGTGGAGTAACAACCGGTGTCGATCAGGGCTTCGGTAACTCCGGCAAAGATTCAGTCGTCGGTCCGGGACGCTTCAACACAAATCTGTCACTCTTCAAGACTTTTCCAATCCATGGAGAAGGGTTGAGATTCCAGTTCCGTGCGGAGTCCTTCAACACCTTCAACCACACTCAATTCCAAAACCTCCAAACCAGCTTTACCGCCAGCAACTTCGGTCAGGTTACGTCAACCTGGGATGCACGTAAATTCCAGTTCGGCGGTAAGCTGCTGTTCTAA